One genomic region from Fusobacterium sp. IOR10 encodes:
- the nrdR gene encoding transcriptional regulator NrdR: MRCPFCNSDNTKVVDSRDFINGNSIKRRRECLHCKKRFTTYEKVEERDIYVIKKDQSREKFNKNKLIRGLSIATVKRNISQDQIEEFVIDVERTLQNSLTSEISTKELGDIIMSKLKEIDEVAYVRFASVYKDFADIKSFIKIVEEIEKNKSN; the protein is encoded by the coding sequence ATGAGATGCCCTTTTTGTAATAGCGATAATACTAAAGTAGTTGATAGTAGAGATTTTATAAATGGAAATTCCATTAAAAGAAGAAGAGAATGTCTCCATTGCAAAAAAAGATTTACAACATATGAAAAAGTTGAAGAAAGAGACATCTACGTAATAAAAAAAGATCAAAGTAGAGAAAAATTCAATAAAAACAAACTAATTAGAGGACTATCCATTGCCACTGTTAAGAGAAATATCAGTCAAGATCAAATTGAAGAATTTGTTATTGATGTTGAAAGAACATTACAAAACTCCTTAACAAGTGAAATTAGTACCAAAGAATTAGGAGATATTATTATGAGCAAATTAAAAGAAATTGATGAAGTTGCCTATGTGAGATTTGCCTCTGTTTATAAAGATTTTGCTGATATTAAATCTTTTATAAAAATTGTAGAAGAAATTGAAAAAAATAAATCAAATTAA
- a CDS encoding PTS sugar transporter subunit IIA, producing MVDIVKITDYMSEDLIKLNLESKTKDGILNELSELMIKSSNIKDKNTIKKALTEREELGSTGIGKGIAIPHAKTSGASKLTVAFGISEHKIDFDSIDEEGVNIFFVFASPIEDSKIYLKVLARISRLIRSESFRNKLANCKDPSSVIRCIDEEEKI from the coding sequence ATGGTAGATATAGTTAAAATAACTGACTATATGTCAGAAGATTTAATAAAGCTTAATTTAGAAAGTAAAACAAAGGACGGTATTTTAAATGAACTGTCAGAGTTGATGATTAAATCTTCAAATATAAAGGATAAAAATACTATAAAAAAAGCTTTAACTGAGAGAGAAGAATTAGGTAGTACTGGGATTGGAAAAGGAATTGCTATACCACATGCTAAAACTAGTGGAGCTTCAAAATTAACTGTTGCCTTTGGAATAAGTGAACATAAAATAGATTTTGATTCCATTGACGAAGAAGGAGTTAATATATTTTTTGTATTTGCTTCTCCTATTGAAGATAGTAAAATATATTTAAAAGTTTTAGCAAGAATTTCAAGATTAATCAGAAGTGAATCTTTTAGAAACAAATTAGCAAACTGCAAAGATCCTTCTTCTGTTATCAGGTGCATAGACGAAGAAGAAAAAATATAA
- a CDS encoding tetratricopeptide repeat protein yields MKLTNKITLLLVSTLIIGCSSVDSKKLKQAEHSLLKGMNYAREQKYTEALKEYDKVLHIDSNNFYALKETARANAILKNYKESISFYKQALKINEKDVNSLTGISYVYYLTEDFSKALKYIKQIPLDELTVDTKLFKGLLLFKNNDEQEGVFEFEEGFSQIDHFDKEYASIYMTLLNKEKQVEKMRIFLEENKNKYSNNEDFVIFFAESVENYFYEFDIAEEMLKRYIATYGGNDNLYVALAKTIYNGQKTKNSKREKKQNLKDIEKQNNTTIKGRLRKSL; encoded by the coding sequence ATGAAACTAACAAATAAAATCACATTACTTTTAGTTTCAACTTTAATTATAGGTTGTTCCTCAGTTGATTCTAAAAAACTTAAACAAGCAGAACATTCCCTTTTAAAAGGCATGAACTATGCAAGGGAACAAAAATATACTGAAGCTTTAAAAGAATATGATAAAGTCCTACACATAGACTCTAATAATTTTTATGCTCTAAAGGAAACAGCTAGAGCTAATGCTATTTTAAAAAATTATAAAGAATCTATTTCATTTTATAAACAAGCTCTAAAAATTAATGAAAAAGACGTTAATTCTTTAACAGGAATATCATATGTCTACTATCTAACTGAAGATTTTTCAAAGGCTTTAAAATACATTAAGCAAATCCCATTAGATGAGTTAACTGTTGATACTAAACTATTTAAAGGTTTACTATTATTTAAAAATAATGATGAACAAGAGGGTGTTTTTGAATTTGAAGAAGGATTTAGTCAAATTGACCATTTTGATAAGGAATATGCTAGTATCTATATGACTTTACTTAACAAAGAAAAGCAAGTTGAAAAAATGAGAATATTCTTAGAGGAAAATAAAAACAAATATTCTAACAATGAAGATTTTGTAATTTTCTTTGCAGAAAGTGTAGAGAATTATTTTTATGAATTTGATATAGCTGAAGAAATGTTAAAAAGATATATTGCAACCTATGGAGGAAATGATAATTTATATGTTGCCTTGGCTAAAACTATCTATAATGGGCAAAAAACAAAAAATTCAAAACGTGAAAAAAAACAAAATTTAAAAGATATTGAAAAACAAAATAATACTACAATAAAGGGAAGGTTGAGAAAATCATTATGA
- a CDS encoding ACT domain-containing protein, whose translation MGRKKKGEIKNETKKEYYIVDKRILPTSIQNVIKVNDLIQETKISKYEAIKKVGLSRSTYYKYKDYIKPFFESGQEKVFSIHLALTDEPGILARILDVIAGHNMNVLTIMQNIAIDGIGRATITVQTTENVLRQIEGMLEIISEIEGVKELRIIGSN comes from the coding sequence ATGGGTAGAAAAAAGAAAGGGGAAATAAAAAACGAAACAAAAAAAGAATATTATATAGTTGATAAAAGAATATTACCTACTTCAATTCAAAATGTAATTAAAGTAAATGATTTAATTCAAGAAACTAAAATATCTAAATATGAAGCTATTAAAAAAGTTGGATTAAGTAGAAGTACTTATTATAAGTATAAAGATTATATTAAACCATTTTTTGAAAGTGGTCAAGAAAAGGTCTTTAGTATTCATTTAGCCTTAACTGATGAACCTGGAATTTTAGCTAGGATTTTAGATGTTATTGCAGGACACAATATGAATGTTTTAACTATCATGCAAAATATTGCTATTGATGGTATTGGTAGAGCAACTATAACTGTTCAAACTACTGAAAATGTTTTAAGACAAATTGAAGGTATGCTTGAAATTATTAGTGAAATAGAGGGCGTAAAAGAACTTAGAATAATTGGAAGCAACTAA
- the accB gene encoding acetyl-CoA carboxylase biotin carboxyl carrier protein, with the protein MKNINLELIEKLADKINENSLKEISIEKGDEKITLKKEVMNNSVVYTRENVNKKMDSTTPKNITTKKEKEVINGNIILAPTVGTFYGSPSPGKAPFINEGDQVQVGDPVCIIEAMKMMNEVTSNFNGKIVKILVKDGAVVQRGDQLFVVE; encoded by the coding sequence ATGAAAAATATAAATTTAGAACTGATAGAAAAATTAGCTGATAAAATAAATGAAAATTCTTTAAAGGAAATCTCCATTGAAAAGGGAGATGAAAAAATAACTTTAAAAAAAGAAGTTATGAATAATTCTGTAGTATATACTAGGGAGAATGTTAATAAAAAGATGGATTCTACAACTCCTAAAAATATAACTACAAAGAAGGAAAAAGAAGTAATTAACGGAAACATAATACTAGCTCCTACAGTTGGAACTTTTTATGGTTCGCCATCTCCAGGTAAAGCTCCATTTATAAACGAAGGAGATCAGGTGCAAGTTGGTGATCCTGTATGCATTATAGAAGCTATGAAAATGATGAATGAAGTAACTTCTAATTTTAATGGTAAAATTGTTAAAATTCTTGTGAAAGATGGTGCAGTGGTACAAAGAGGAGATCAACTTTTTGTTGTTGAATAA
- a CDS encoding adenine phosphoribosyltransferase encodes MNYKDYIASIVDYPKKGIIFRDITTFISNGEAFKASINDFSKYAKDKGADVIVGPESRGFIFGCPVACELGIGFIPVRKPEKLPREVISCSYELEYGNNVLEMHKDAIKKGQKVVIIDDLLATGGTIEAVIKMIEKLGGEVVGIGFLIELENECNGRDKLKGYDVISLIKY; translated from the coding sequence ATGAATTACAAAGATTATATAGCATCAATAGTAGATTATCCTAAAAAAGGAATTATATTTAGAGATATCACTACATTTATCTCTAACGGAGAGGCTTTTAAAGCTTCTATAAACGATTTTTCAAAATACGCTAAAGACAAGGGTGCTGATGTAATTGTAGGTCCTGAATCAAGAGGATTCATATTTGGATGTCCTGTTGCTTGTGAACTTGGAATAGGATTTATACCTGTTAGAAAACCAGAAAAATTACCTAGAGAGGTAATAAGCTGCAGTTATGAATTGGAATATGGAAACAATGTTTTGGAAATGCATAAAGATGCAATAAAAAAAGGTCAAAAAGTTGTTATTATTGATGACTTACTAGCAACTGGTGGAACTATTGAAGCAGTTATTAAAATGATTGAAAAGTTAGGTGGAGAAGTTGTTGGAATTGGATTTCTAATAGAATTAGAAAATGAATGTAATGGTAGAGATAAACTTAAAGGTTATGATGTTATCTCTCTTATAAAATATTAA
- a CDS encoding DUF502 domain-containing protein yields the protein MPRKLKSYFYAGSIVILPILLTVFIINWMINFVVLLSSKSFTVKLISEFVNKFGYSDINEIKYIIYLFYVLSIILFIIFVGYITRNILGRKIASAINNIMCKLPIIRHIYTTISQIVNLISSNKNTSYKKTVLIEYPRKGIFSIGFLTSEHNPLIENVVGEKMYNIFVPTSPNPTSGMFISMKQTDVHILDVKIEDAIKLVISGGVLIPGMESKHETNK from the coding sequence ATGCCTAGAAAATTAAAAAGTTATTTTTATGCTGGATCAATAGTTATATTACCTATATTATTAACTGTTTTTATTATTAACTGGATGATAAATTTTGTTGTTTTATTATCTAGCAAATCATTTACAGTTAAGCTAATATCTGAATTTGTCAATAAATTTGGCTACTCAGATATTAATGAAATAAAATATATAATATATTTATTTTATGTTTTAAGTATTATTCTATTTATAATTTTTGTAGGCTATATCACAAGAAATATTTTAGGAAGAAAGATTGCTTCTGCCATTAACAATATAATGTGTAAACTACCCATAATTAGACATATTTATACTACTATTAGTCAAATTGTTAATTTAATCTCATCAAATAAAAACACAAGCTATAAGAAAACTGTATTAATTGAATATCCTAGAAAGGGAATATTTAGTATTGGATTTTTAACTTCAGAGCATAATCCATTAATAGAAAATGTAGTTGGAGAAAAGATGTATAATATTTTTGTTCCAACTTCACCTAACCCAACATCTGGAATGTTTATCTCAATGAAACAAACAGATGTTCATATTTTAGATGTTAAAATAGAAGATGCTATTAAATTAGTTATTTCGGGAGGAGTTTTAATTCCGGGGATGGAGAGTAAACATGAAACTAACAAATAA
- the tgt gene encoding tRNA guanosine(34) transglycosylase Tgt — protein sequence MQKLPVTYNLLKKNGNARAGVITTPHGTIETPVFMPVGTQGTVKGMTKEELVELGSEIILGNTYHLHLRPTDEIIAKFGGLHKFSAWEKPILTDSGGFQVFSLGTIRKIKEEGVEFASHLDGSKRFISPEKSIEIQNNLGSDIAMLFDECPPGQSSREYLIPSIERTTRWAKRCVAYHKRPTDQGLFAIVQGGIYEDLRDKSYNELKEMDEFFSGYAVGGLAVGEKKEDMYRVLKHITPKLPEGKPRYLMGIGEPLDMLEAVEQGIDMMDCVQPTRIGRHGTVFTKYGKLVIKNAAYIEDERPLDEGCDCYVCRNYKRGYIRHLLKAGEILGQRLTTYHNLYFLVNLMKNTRKAILEDRFIEFKEEFIKNYSLGKESEWIRPQKFEENK from the coding sequence ATGCAAAAATTACCAGTAACATATAACTTATTAAAAAAAAATGGAAATGCTAGAGCTGGAGTTATAACTACCCCCCATGGGACAATTGAAACTCCAGTATTTATGCCTGTTGGAACCCAAGGAACTGTAAAGGGAATGACTAAGGAAGAACTAGTGGAACTTGGTTCTGAAATCATACTAGGAAATACTTATCATTTACACTTAAGACCAACAGATGAAATTATTGCTAAATTTGGAGGATTACATAAATTTAGTGCTTGGGAAAAACCCATTCTTACAGACAGTGGAGGTTTCCAAGTATTTAGTTTAGGAACTATTAGAAAAATAAAAGAAGAGGGTGTGGAATTTGCTTCACATTTAGATGGATCTAAAAGATTTATATCTCCAGAAAAATCCATTGAAATTCAAAATAATTTAGGTTCTGACATAGCTATGCTCTTTGATGAATGCCCTCCTGGACAATCTTCTAGGGAATACTTGATCCCTTCTATAGAAAGAACTACTAGATGGGCTAAAAGATGTGTAGCTTACCATAAAAGACCAACTGATCAAGGGCTATTTGCAATTGTTCAAGGTGGAATATATGAGGATTTAAGAGATAAATCATATAACGAATTAAAGGAAATGGACGAATTTTTTTCAGGGTATGCTGTAGGTGGTCTTGCTGTTGGAGAAAAAAAAGAGGATATGTATAGAGTATTAAAACATATTACTCCAAAATTACCTGAGGGCAAACCTAGATATTTAATGGGAATTGGAGAACCCTTGGATATGCTTGAAGCTGTTGAACAAGGAATTGATATGATGGATTGTGTCCAACCTACAAGAATTGGAAGACATGGAACTGTATTTACAAAATATGGTAAACTTGTTATTAAAAATGCTGCCTATATTGAAGATGAAAGACCCTTAGATGAAGGCTGTGATTGCTATGTTTGTAGAAATTATAAAAGAGGTTATATTAGACATTTATTAAAGGCTGGAGAAATTTTAGGTCAAAGATTGACAACTTATCATAACCTTTATTTTCTAGTAAATTTAATGAAAAATACAAGAAAAGCAATTTTAGAAGATAGATTTATTGAATTTAAAGAAGAATTTATTAAAAACTATTCTTTAGGAAAAGAATCAGAATGGATACGTCCTCAAAAGTTTGAAGAAAATAAGTAG
- the folD gene encoding bifunctional methylenetetrahydrofolate dehydrogenase/methenyltetrahydrofolate cyclohydrolase FolD — protein MTILDGKKISNAILEELKEKVANHKENIGKVPGLAVIIVGENPASQIYVRSKVKACEKVGVKSTKITFPSNISEGELLSKIDELNKDSSINGILVQLPLPKHMDENKVCNAIATEKDVDGFKPESLGKLFIGENDGYIPCTPQGIMYLLEQTNIDLYGKTAVVIGRSNIVGKPVAGLLINKGATTTVCNSRTKNLTEKLRDADIIVAALGSPNFVTGDMVKDGAIIIDVGINRVDKKLYGDVNFEEVSKKASYITPVPGGVGPMTIAMLLKNTLKSFEKGEK, from the coding sequence TTGACTATACTAGATGGAAAGAAAATTTCAAATGCTATTTTAGAGGAATTAAAAGAAAAAGTTGCTAATCACAAAGAAAATATAGGAAAAGTTCCTGGGTTAGCTGTTATAATTGTTGGAGAAAATCCAGCATCTCAAATATATGTTCGTTCAAAGGTTAAAGCTTGTGAGAAAGTTGGAGTTAAAAGTACAAAAATAACTTTTCCATCAAATATAAGTGAAGGGGAATTATTGAGTAAAATAGACGAATTAAACAAAGACTCTTCTATAAATGGAATATTAGTTCAACTACCTTTACCAAAACATATGGATGAAAATAAAGTTTGTAATGCCATTGCAACTGAAAAGGATGTGGATGGATTTAAACCTGAGAGTTTAGGGAAACTATTTATAGGTGAAAATGATGGATATATTCCATGTACCCCCCAAGGAATAATGTATCTACTTGAACAAACAAATATAGATTTATATGGAAAAACAGCTGTTGTAATAGGAAGAAGTAATATTGTTGGAAAACCTGTTGCAGGTTTACTAATAAACAAAGGAGCTACAACTACTGTTTGCAATAGTAGAACTAAAAATCTTACTGAAAAACTAAGAGATGCTGACATAATTGTTGCTGCTCTAGGTTCTCCTAATTTTGTTACAGGGGATATGGTAAAAGATGGTGCAATAATAATTGATGTTGGAATAAACAGAGTTGACAAAAAATTATATGGAGATGTTAATTTTGAAGAAGTATCTAAAAAAGCCTCTTATATAACACCAGTTCCTGGTGGAGTTGGACCTATGACTATTGCAATGTTATTAAAAAATACTTTAAAATCGTTCGAAAAGGGGGAAAAATAA
- a CDS encoding hemolysin family protein: METFHDLILLIILIIFSGVFSASETALTAFKSISLEEINYKNPKKGKMLKEWLRRPNEMLTALLLGNNIVNILATSLATTFITQLLKDKGMANSKGMSVFISTAVMTIIILIFGEITPKIIAKNNSSKISSKVIKSVYILSKITKPLIFILTGISKLISRILGIEINDEMIMITEKDIISYINVGEAEGIIEEEEKDMIESMVTFGETSAKEIMTPRTSVFAIEGNKTINEIWDNITKLGYSRIPVYNEVLEDIIGLLYVKDLLNAVKDGKIDHPVKEFVRSAFFVPDTKPILKILANFKDSKVHMAIVIDEYGGVVGVVTIEDVIEEIFGEIRDEYDKEEDSIKDLGNGTYEIDAKLDIDAINKELDLTLPISEDYESLGGLVLNELDEMAKVGDLVILEEIELKVKEIKKTRISKIILKKKGDKEQCLEN, encoded by the coding sequence TTGGAGACATTTCATGATTTGATTTTACTTATAATATTAATAATATTTTCTGGAGTTTTTTCTGCTTCAGAAACTGCATTAACTGCTTTTAAAAGCATTTCTTTAGAAGAAATAAATTACAAAAATCCTAAAAAAGGAAAAATGTTAAAAGAATGGTTGAGAAGACCAAACGAAATGTTAACAGCTCTCCTTTTAGGAAATAACATTGTAAATATTTTAGCAACATCCCTTGCCACTACTTTTATTACTCAATTACTAAAAGATAAGGGAATGGCTAATTCCAAAGGTATGTCAGTTTTTATTTCTACAGCTGTTATGACTATTATCATATTAATATTTGGAGAAATCACACCTAAGATTATTGCTAAAAACAATTCTTCAAAAATATCTAGTAAAGTAATTAAATCAGTTTATATATTATCTAAAATAACTAAACCATTAATCTTTATTTTAACTGGAATATCTAAACTAATCAGTAGAATTCTTGGAATTGAAATAAATGATGAAATGATTATGATAACAGAAAAAGATATTATCTCTTACATTAATGTTGGAGAAGCTGAAGGTATAATTGAAGAAGAAGAAAAAGATATGATTGAATCTATGGTTACTTTTGGAGAAACTTCTGCAAAGGAAATTATGACACCTAGAACATCAGTTTTTGCCATTGAAGGTAATAAAACTATTAATGAAATTTGGGATAATATAACTAAATTAGGTTATTCTAGAATTCCTGTATATAATGAAGTTTTAGAAGATATAATTGGGTTATTATATGTTAAAGATTTACTAAATGCTGTAAAAGATGGTAAAATAGATCATCCTGTTAAGGAATTTGTTAGAAGTGCATTTTTTGTGCCTGATACAAAACCAATTTTAAAAATATTAGCAAACTTTAAAGATAGTAAAGTTCATATGGCAATAGTTATTGATGAATATGGTGGTGTTGTTGGAGTAGTTACAATAGAAGATGTTATTGAAGAAATCTTTGGAGAAATTAGAGATGAATATGATAAGGAAGAAGATTCAATAAAGGATTTAGGTAATGGTACTTATGAAATAGATGCTAAACTAGATATTGATGCCATTAATAAGGAGTTAGATCTAACTCTTCCAATTTCAGAGGACTATGAAAGTTTGGGAGGATTAGTTTTAAACGAATTAGATGAAATGGCTAAAGTTGGAGATCTTGTTATTTTAGAGGAAATTGAATTAAAAGTTAAGGAAATTAAAAAAACCAGAATATCAAAAATTATCTTGAAAAAAAAAGGGGATAAGGAGCAATGCCTAGAAAATTAA
- the fmt gene encoding methionyl-tRNA formyltransferase — protein MRILFMGTPDFAVPCLDILNKEHEVIGVYTKVDKINHRGRKIEYLPVKKYALENDLKIFQPNRLKDENIIQEIRNMKPDLIAVVAYGKIIPTEIIDIPKYGIINVHSSLLPRFRGAAPINAAIMAGDKKSGVTVMYIAEGLDTGDIILAKETPIYEKDNFETLHDRLKDLAAEAIVEAVSLIGEGKNNRIAQDDSKATFVKPFKKEDLVINWNQNEEEIYNFVRGISPVPCGFSILNDKIMKIYEVEKNNKIYEDGVTGEVVGKVKGKGPVVKTKDGSVIITSAKPQSKKRLSGADLLNGNFIKIGEIFKGVEQ, from the coding sequence ATGAGAATTTTGTTCATGGGAACTCCTGATTTTGCAGTTCCTTGTTTAGATATATTAAATAAAGAACACGAAGTTATTGGGGTATATACTAAGGTTGATAAGATAAATCACAGGGGAAGAAAAATTGAATATCTCCCTGTTAAAAAGTATGCTTTGGAAAATGATTTGAAAATTTTTCAACCAAATAGATTAAAAGATGAAAATATTATACAGGAAATTCGTAATATGAAACCTGATTTAATAGCTGTTGTTGCATATGGAAAAATTATTCCAACTGAAATTATTGATATTCCTAAATATGGAATTATAAATGTTCACTCATCTTTACTTCCTAGATTTAGAGGAGCTGCTCCTATAAATGCAGCTATTATGGCTGGGGATAAAAAAAGTGGAGTTACAGTTATGTACATTGCAGAGGGTCTTGATACAGGAGATATTATTTTAGCTAAAGAAACTCCAATCTATGAAAAGGATAATTTTGAAACTCTTCATGACAGACTTAAAGATTTAGCTGCTGAAGCTATTGTTGAAGCTGTTAGTTTAATTGGAGAAGGAAAAAATAATAGAATAGCTCAAGATGATTCCAAGGCAACATTTGTAAAGCCATTTAAAAAGGAAGATTTAGTTATTAACTGGAATCAAAATGAAGAAGAAATATACAATTTTGTAAGGGGAATTAGCCCTGTACCTTGTGGTTTTTCAATTTTAAATGATAAAATCATGAAAATATACGAAGTTGAAAAAAATAATAAAATATATGAAGATGGTGTTACTGGAGAAGTAGTTGGAAAGGTAAAAGGAAAAGGTCCTGTTGTAAAAACAAAGGATGGATCTGTTATTATTACATCTGCTAAACCTCAAAGTAAAAAAAGACTTTCTGGGGCTGACTTATTAAACGGTAATTTTATAAAAATTGGAGAAATATTTAAAGGAGTTGAACAATAA
- a CDS encoding bifunctional (p)ppGpp synthetase/guanosine-3',5'-bis(diphosphate) 3'-pyrophosphohydrolase: MDFWEELEEKIKKNKLDVDLVKIKEAYFFAEESHLGQYRQSGDNYILHPTEVSQILIDMKMDTESIVAGILHDIVEDTFITLADIEYNFGSDVAQLVDGVTKLKKLPNGTKQQGESIRKMMLAMSKDLRVIIIKLADRLHNMRTLKYVPSEKQIRVSKETLSIYAPLAHRLGMAKIKSKLEDIAFYYIYPEIYHEIKSLVDAKKGEREIYVQSVVATIKGLIEKNNIKAHIKGRFKHFYSIYKKLYEKHKDFDDIYDLMGIRIIVDNVSQCYHVLGIIHENFNPVPGRIKDYIAVPKSNNYQSIHTTIVGPKGKFVEIQIRTEEMDKIAEEGVAAHWSYKEKIVPNKKDNVYSWLRDIVEVNKEADNADEFVSTITGDIMEDTIYVFSPKGDITELKKGSTPIDFAFAIHTQVGCKCIGAKVDGEIVPLDYKLKSGDRVNIITSKSAKGPGNDWLDIVGTHSAKSKIKKWLKDKKWEENIKLGKEALEKELSKLPVPLTLKDLEDNQIIKKHIEKHNIPSFDDFYFVLGETRSKVDVVIDKLRGHQEAERLKNNPNIPIVQSPRKSHKKNDYGIIVDGVDNTLVRFAKCCTPLPEDEIGGYITKLTGIAIHRKDCKNFQNMILNEPEREITVQWDEETINKKINKYQFKFSVIGEDNKGLVMEIINLIADHKITLTDINSKSLKKSGRNYIKIKVAIEIAQKRDYNLLIENIKKIKDVINVER, translated from the coding sequence ATGGATTTTTGGGAAGAATTAGAAGAAAAAATTAAAAAAAATAAACTAGATGTTGATTTAGTCAAAATTAAGGAAGCATATTTTTTTGCTGAAGAATCTCATCTTGGTCAGTACAGACAATCTGGGGACAATTATATTCTTCATCCTACTGAAGTTTCCCAGATATTGATTGATATGAAAATGGATACTGAATCCATTGTAGCTGGAATTTTACACGATATAGTTGAAGATACATTTATTACCCTTGCAGATATTGAATATAATTTCGGATCAGATGTTGCTCAATTGGTAGATGGAGTTACTAAATTAAAAAAATTACCTAATGGTACTAAACAGCAAGGGGAAAGCATTAGAAAAATGATGCTTGCTATGTCTAAGGATTTAAGAGTTATAATAATAAAATTAGCTGACAGATTACATAACATGAGAACATTAAAATATGTTCCAAGTGAAAAACAAATAAGGGTTTCAAAGGAAACCCTTTCTATTTATGCTCCTTTAGCACATAGATTAGGTATGGCTAAAATTAAATCTAAATTGGAAGATATTGCTTTTTACTATATTTATCCTGAGATTTATCATGAAATTAAATCTCTTGTTGATGCAAAAAAAGGTGAAAGAGAAATTTATGTTCAGTCTGTTGTAGCAACAATAAAAGGATTAATTGAAAAAAATAATATTAAAGCTCATATTAAAGGAAGATTCAAACATTTTTATAGTATTTATAAAAAATTATATGAAAAACATAAGGATTTTGATGATATTTATGACCTAATGGGAATTAGAATAATAGTAGACAATGTATCCCAATGTTACCATGTACTTGGAATAATTCATGAAAATTTTAATCCTGTACCAGGAAGAATAAAAGATTATATTGCAGTTCCAAAATCAAATAACTATCAGTCTATCCACACTACCATAGTTGGGCCTAAGGGGAAATTTGTTGAAATACAAATAAGAACTGAGGAGATGGATAAAATAGCTGAAGAAGGAGTTGCTGCTCACTGGAGTTATAAGGAGAAAATAGTACCTAACAAAAAGGATAATGTTTACTCATGGCTTAGGGACATTGTAGAAGTTAATAAGGAAGCTGATAATGCTGATGAGTTTGTTTCCACTATAACAGGGGATATTATGGAAGATACTATCTATGTATTCTCTCCAAAGGGAGATATCACTGAGCTTAAAAAAGGTTCTACACCTATTGACTTTGCCTTTGCAATACATACTCAAGTTGGATGTAAATGTATTGGTGCCAAAGTAGATGGAGAAATCGTTCCCCTTGACTATAAACTTAAAAGTGGTGATAGAGTTAATATAATCACTTCTAAAAGTGCAAAGGGTCCTGGAAATGATTGGCTAGATATAGTTGGTACTCACAGTGCTAAAAGTAAAATAAAAAAATGGTTAAAGGATAAAAAATGGGAAGAAAATATTAAGCTTGGTAAAGAAGCTTTGGAAAAAGAACTTTCTAAACTACCTGTTCCTTTAACTCTAAAAGATTTAGAAGATAATCAAATTATAAAAAAACATATTGAAAAACATAACATCCCTTCCTTTGATGATTTTTATTTTGTATTGGGAGAAACTAGAAGTAAAGTGGATGTAGTTATTGATAAACTAAGGGGACATCAAGAAGCTGAGAGATTGAAAAACAATCCAAATATTCCAATAGTTCAATCACCAAGAAAATCACACAAAAAAAATGATTATGGAATAATTGTTGATGGAGTTGACAATACCCTTGTAAGATTTGCTAAATGTTGTACTCCTTTACCTGAGGATGAAATAGGAGGATATATTACAAAACTTACTGGAATAGCAATTCACAGAAAGGATTGTAAAAACTTTCAAAATATGATTCTCAATGAACCTGAAAGGGAAATCACAGTACAATGGGATGAAGAAACTATTAACAAAAAAATTAATAAGTACCAATTTAAATTTTCTGTTATAGGAGAAGACAATAAGGGATTAGTTATGGAGATTATCAATTTAATTGCTGATCATAAAATAACATTAACTGATATAAACTCAAAATCCCTTAAAAAAAGTGGTAGAAATTATATTAAAATTAAAGTAGCTATTGAAATAGCTCAAAAAAGAGATTATAACCTTTTAATTGAAAATATAAAGAAAATTAAAGACGTTATAAATGTAGAAAGATAG